CAATCTCCGGAAGTCGGTCTATCGTTGCTGAAGATTACCCGCGGAGAATTTGCGCAAGAGTATCGCTATCTGGGCGAGCAATATAGCTTCAGCCTGACCATCGCCAATTTCGGTACCCAGCCGGCTACCGTGAATGCGATTCGGCTCTACGGCAACGGCTCGCGGCTCCAGCCAGTTGCGATTTCGCCGCCGCTGAACCACGAGATCGCGCCCTTGACCAACGAAGTCTTCACGCTCACCGGTGCCGTTCCGAACCTGCCGAATCAGGTCTTGTCGGTGGATGCCGTGTTTGCGGCGCAGTTGGGAACCGGGATCGTGAAGGACTCGGCTACGGCGCTTGACCAACTGACAATCCTGCCGGCCGAGGGCGTTTCCGTCGTTGCCGGTACGCTGACGCCGATCCAGGTGACTGCCGGACGAAGCTATGCCTTCGCGATTACCGTGCGCAACGAAAGTGACGATGACCTCCGCCTCGCGACGACAACAACGATGTCGATCCCATTTGCCGGCGGCGCCGACCTGAATCTCCAATTGCCGGCTGCAATTGTTGTCGGCGGAAACGGTGGCTCGACTCAGCTCACTTTCCCAATGGCGGATTTGCCCGAGATCGACTCGCAGACCGTCGGTACGATTGGTCTCCAGATGGTCGGATCACTCGGTACGGTTGCTTTCGACCAGACTTTTCCGGTCGTCGACGAGATCATGATTCAGACACCACCGCAAATCGCCTATCGCAGCGGGACTTTGGCGCCCGAGGTGCTCTATCGCGGGACCGATGTTGCGCTCTCCCTGGGAGTTAAGAATTCCGGCACGGCAACGCTGGCAGTCGATTTGGCTGCCTCCGGCTTGACGCTGTTTGCGGGTGAACGCCAATTCACTGCGCGCCTCGATGCGAATTCCCTGCAGCTGTTGCCGGGCGACGCCAACCTCCTGTTCAAGTCCATTACGATCCCACAAGATATCGGTTCGGAAGTTGACTCGTTCGTGATCGCCGTGAGCGGCACAGCGAACGGGCATTCGGAAAGCTCGCGTTTTACGATCCCCGGCTCGGCCGTCGCGATCCCGTTCGGCGCCGCGGTCAAGCTGATGTCGGTCACGCTCGAAATGCGCAATCCGCCGTACGTCAACCTCGGCCAGTCGTTCAAACTTCTGGTCGATCTCCGTAATACCGGCGATGAGCCGTTGTCCGACATCAAGCTGCGTCTGGCCAGCAATGGCAATTCGAGTTTCGTGCCGGACAAAACCATTCTTGAGCTCGGCGTCAGCCGGGACACAACCGTCGAGTATTCCATCGAGGCGGCATTTCAGTCGACGATCTCCGAGTTGTTCAGCGCGACCGTTCTCGAGGCTACGGGTGCTACCTCGGGTCTTGCCGCCCTGGTCGAAAGCCCGCAGGGAAGTCCGACGGCGGTCGTGGTTATCCAGACCCCTGCCAGCTTGAATCTGGAGAGCCAGATCGCCGCGCCGGTCTCGGCCCAGGACGGCATCGTCGGCCTGGGGGAATCATTCTCGATCGCCGCCAGCGTGCTCAATGCCGGACAAGCGACCGTCGGCAGCGGCGAATTGACCCTGTCGGTGGTCGAAGGCAACTTCGTCATCAATGGTGCCGTCACACAGACGTTCTCGGTCGGCGAGCAAGTCGAGTGGATGATTTCGGCGCCGCCGGATGACGACACTGGAAGGATAGTAATTGCGATCACCGCAACTCCGGACGACGATAACCTTGGCAGCGCCGCGCGACTGCTCGATCGTGCGGATACGATTCGTGTAATCTGCTCCGAGAGCCAGGTGGCAATCGGAGTCGACTTCACCGCGCCGCTGCTGCAACTGCTGACGCCGGGGAAGAGCTATGACGTGCTCAACCTGAGCTTCGATATCGTCGGCGAGGCGGAGCAGCCCTATCTGACTTTTCTGGAATTCGAGATTCATGACCGCGACGACGAGATCGTCGCTCCCGGCACCGTCCTGACCGGCGCTCAATTGAACTACAACAATCAGGGCAATCTGGCCGGTGTCATCGGCGAGACCGCGGTTCGCTTCAATCTCGGCAGCGGCTACGGGATCCCGCGTTCTGGGACTCTCAGCCTCACGATTGCGGCCAATCCGGAGTTGCAGGACTTCAGCCTCTATCTTGATTCGAATTCGATTGCGGCAGCCTACGAGACCGCCGCCGGCACCAAACCCGTGCCGATCTCCGCGCGGTTTGCCTCCGATTTGATGATCGAACGCCAGTTCACTTTGGTCGCCCAGGCGCTCTCGCAGTCATTCTTCTGCTATCCCAATCCATTCTCGCCGATTCACGAACGCGCTGCGCTCGTCTACAATCTGAGCACGGCACGAGCGGCGACATTGAAGATCTACACCTTGCACGGCGAGGAAGTCATTACACGTGAAATTCCCCCGCCGGCTTCGTTGGCCGAACCAGTGACGGTCTACTGGGACGGCCGCAATCAGGACGGCCAGATTGTTCTCAATGGCGTTTACGTCGCGGTGCTGTCGGTTGACGGCGAAGGCGAAGTTCGCACCAAGATTGCGGTGGTGAAGTGATGAAACGCGCACCGCTATTGCTCTTGCTTGCTTTGCTGGCACTCTCTCTGAGTCCAGCCGTGTTTGCCGGCACCGGCGCCGGCTTGACGCCGATCTTCAATTCCGGCGCCGGCGGACGGGCGCTGGGGATGGGCGGCGCTAACGTCGCTCTCGCCAACGACGCCTCAGCAATCTTCTGGAATCCGGCGGCGCTGACCAATCTTAATGATCGCTCCCTGTCTCTGATGCATTTGCCGCTGCCCGAGGGTACCACCTACTCGTTTGCGGCCTTCGGTTGGCCGACGCTGGACTATGGCACGTTCTCGGTCGGAGCTTTCTTGCTGCGCACCGACGACATCGAACGTCGCGATTCCCAGGGCCGCCTGAACGGCACCTTCAGCTCCAGTGAGCAGTTGTTCCTGATCGGTTACGGCAAGCAAGTCAATCGCTACATCGCTCTGGGTGCGACCCTGAAACTGTTCGGCCAGGATTTCGACAATCAGTCCGCGTATGGCGGCGGCGCTGACGTTGGCTTGCGCGTGGCCCTCAGCGAGAAACTGCACCTCGGCCTGAACGCCCAGAATCTGCTCGCGCCGGAAATTCGCCTCGACCGCGATGCCGAAACCCTGCCGATCAACTTCAAGGCCGGCGTCGGCATCATCCTGCCAATCTCCGACGGTCGCCACCGCCTGTCACTCGAAGTTGACGTTGACAAGACGGAGAACGTCGATCCGCTGTTCCATACCGGTGCTGAATTCGCGATCCTCAATCATTACTTCCTGCGCGCCGGTTACGACGTTGACCAGGTCAATCTCGGTGCCGGGTTGAAAGTCGGCTTTGCGCAATTCGGTTACACGTTTAGAACTCAGGACTACTTCGACGCCCAACACCGCTTCTCCGTAGACATCTCCCTGGGCGGCTCGCAGGAGTCGATGCTGGCCCGGCGGGAAAACGAACGGCGCGTGGCCGCCGAGCAGCTTGCGCGCGAGACGCGCGAGCGCGACCTGAACTTCGCGATGACCCAGGCACGCTACTTCTATCAGAATGGCATGTATGATTCCGCCGAAGTGTACTATGAGAAAGTCTATGTGCTTGCGGATCAGGGAGACGAAGAAGCATCCCAGCGTCTTAATGACATCGAGCAACGTCGCGCGCAAGAGCTGACCGAAACCGTCCGGGCCGGGGTGCTGGCCGAGACTGATTCCCTCAAGGCGGAAGAAGTCTTCGCTGATCTGCGCGAAGCCCTCAATCTCAAAGACCTCGATGCTGCGGCCGTGACGCTGTCGCGCTTGCGCCCCGCCTTTAGCGATGATCAGCGTTTTCAGCAGGGCGAAGCCGAATACAATCTGTTGACCACAGATCGGATCGACGCTCTCCGCACGGAAGCCACACGGCAAGTTGCGGCCGGAAAGCTGAGCGAGGCGGCCGTGCGTTACGGCGAAATTCTCAAGTTGAATCCCGACGACCAGGCGGCACAGCGGGGTCTGACCCAGATCAACAATCGCATTACATCGCTGGGGCTCCTGCGCTCCGGTGTTGCCGCGTATGACGTCGGCGACTCGGCGCAGGCCCGCGACTACCTGTCCCGCGCGCTTGCCGCCAATCCTCAGGATTCGGTAGCGCAGATGCTGCTCAACCGGCTGGAGTCCCGGCGCAGCATCGGCAGTGTCTCGCTGGCGGATATCCAGAAAGACAACGTCACCTGGAAGATCTATCTCGAAGGGATTGAGAAGTTCCGCGGCGGGGAATATGCCGAAGCAATCCGTCTTTGGCAGCAAGTGCTCCAACGCTATCCCGGTAACAGCGATACGGAGAAGAACATTCAACAAGCTAAGCTAAGACTTCAATCTACCGGCTCAATTGAATGAAGCACTGCTACTTACGGCTCGTAATTGCATAGTCCGATTATCACGATTGGCAATTGCATTGAGAGAATGTACGATCCTTGTCTATGAGACTCTTCGCACGGCCAGTTAAAGAGATCTTTGCCGAATTCCCGGCGGTCGAGTCGAAGCTGCCCGATATTCGCGGCTTCGTCGAAGGGGTCATGGCCGAAACGCCATTTCGCCGCAAGGATGTCACCGCCATTCTTTTGGCAATCGAGGAGGCTTGTACGAATGTGATTCGGCATGCCTACCTGTACGGCGAAGGGACAATCAAGCTAAAACTGTCGCTCTATGCCGACCGCATTGGCGTCTCGATTTATGATCGCGGCCGCAGCTTCGAGTTCGAGAAAACCAGCGACCCCAATCTCGATCACTATATCAAGACCGGACGCAAGGGCGGACTCGGCATCTACCTGATCCGCAAGGTCACCGACGACGTCAGCTATCAGTCCAGCGGCGGCGTCAACGAGTTGCGGATTATGAAACGCTATCCCGGCGCCAAGCCGGAGACCGTGGTGAAAGCCGAAGGTGTCTCGATCCGCCTGAAGTTCGCGCTGTGGACTTCGCTCATCATGACGGCAGTCATCGTGTCAGTCTACTTCCTCTGGGAGTCGCGCATGGTGGACTGGCGCCAGGACCAGTTCGAAAGTTCGATCGAGGAGTACGGCAATGCGATCTCCGCGCAGGCCGCCAATCACTTCATCAACCGGTCGTCCGACGTCGAGTTTGACGAGTTTGTTCGCAATTTTGCGCGCCAGAATCAGGACGTCCGTTACATCTACATACTGGACGAACAAGGCACGATCCTGGCCTCAACTGACTCACCCGACAAATTGCACACTGCCTATCATCCTCCGGCCGCCGTCGATCCGGCACGCGTCGGCGACGCCCAGGTCTACAACGATCCCGCCGGGACCAACGTCTTCCATGTGATCGAAGCGGTCAACTATGAGGGACGCAATTTTGGCCGCCTGCATATCGGCTTTGGCGAGGAACGCTTGCTGCAGGGAATTGCCGCGGCCCGAAAAACCATTCTCATCACCATCGCGCTGGCGATGATAATCGTGATCGGCGCCGTCTATTTGCTCTCCAACTACTTCGTGCGCCCGATCCAGCGCCTGATTGACGGCGTGCGCCGCATCGGCAAAGGCGATCTCGATAGCAAGATCGAAGTCGCCGGTGCCGCCGAATACAACGCCATCGCCGAAGCGTTCAATGAGATGCGCGTCAAGTTCAAGGAGGCGCAAGCTAACGTCGTCGAGCAGGAGCGAATGCGCAAAGAAATGCAGGTCGCGCAGGACATCCAGCATACGCTGCTACCAAAAAGCTTCCCCGATATCGAAGGCTTTGACATCGCGACGATCTACCGCGCCGCCAAGGACGTCGGCGGCGATTATTACGACTTCGTCTGGCTTGATGAAAAGACGCTCGGCATCGTTGTGGCCGACGTCTCGGGCAAGGGCGTCCCCGGGTCGCTGGTGATGACGATGATCCGCACGGCGATTCGCCTCGAATCGCGCGGCGCCCGTTCACCCGTCGATATCCTGTGCAACGTCAACGAATTCGTCACCGAAGACGTGCGCAAGGGGATGTTCATCACGATCTTCATGGTCGTAATCGATACCCAGCAGCGCAAGATCTCCTTCGCCTCCGCCGGTCACAACCCGATGATCCTCTACCGTAAGGACGACGATAAGACCTACTTCATGAATCCGCGCGGCATCCCGCTCGGCATCACGCTGCCCGATGGCGTCAGCTTCGAAGAGAATCTCGAGAGCCAGGGCGTGCGCCTGAAGAAGGGCGATATGCTGGTCGTCTACACTGACGGTATCACCGAAGCGATGAACCCGCGCAAGCAACAGTACGGGATGGAGAAGTTCCTGCGCTTCATTCGTGAAAATTCCGACCTGTCCCCCGATGAATTCGCCGAGAAGTTTCAAGACGATCTCAGCCAGTTTGCCCAGGGCGCGGAGCAGAACGACGACATCACGATGGTCGTTATCAAGGAGAAGATTGAGGCCGACGAGTATCTCTTCGCGCGTCGCAAGAAGCTGCTGGAAATGGTGGATATCCAGAAAGTCCCGATTGCCGAAGCCTGCCGCATGATGGGGCTGTCGACTTCGACGTACTATCGCTACAAGAAGCGCTTCGAGCAGTATGGCGAGGAAGGGCTGCTCAACAAGACGCTGCGCGTTGACGATACGCCGGCACAACTGTCGTACACCGAGCGCAATGCCGTGCTGGAGATTATTCGCAAGAATCCCGATTTTGGTCCGACTCGCATCCGCCGCGAACTCGAGCAGGCGGGTCATGCGGCAATCGAAGATCGCACAATTTACGGCGAATTAGTGCGGCTGCGGCTCAATACCAAACGCCAGCGTTATGAATTCGCCAGGCGTTTCGGCGGCACCCTCACCGCCGAGCAGGAGCAGGAATATCAACGGCTCGCGCAAAAAGTCGAAACCGCATCCCCGGTGCAAGACCGCGGTGCGTATCTGGAGCAAATCAAGGACAGTCTGCAGCGTCAGGAAGACAGCCGCATCGCTGCCTTTAAGGATCGTTTGCGCGAATTGGGTGTCGACGACGAGCGCACCGACGTCCTGACCGCTATGTTCGAGGAAATGGAAGGTCAAATATCGCCCGACCAGCTGCGTTTATTATTTGACCGGGTGGCTGGACGCGTCAAAGAACTCGACCGTGAAGCCGAAAAGCGCAACGTCCTTTCCACCGCGCGCCTGGATGTGATGGACGAGAAGCAGTGGCAGAAGCGTGCCGCCGAAGGCATAAATCTCGAAGTGATCGCCGTGCCGGAGGAACCGGCGCCGGTCTCGTTCGAAGAGTACGAGCAGCGGCTGTTAGGTGATCGCAAGAAGGAACCCGAGAATTGAAGAAGATCGCCGTCATCACCTGCAAGGGCGGAACCGGCAAGACCACTACCGTCATCAACCTCGCCCACTGTTTGGCCATGTCCGGCAAACGGACGTTGATCCTCGATTGCGACAGCCAGGCGAATGTCGCTATGGCCTTCAACGTGCGGCCACAGAAGGGACTGGCGGAGTTGCTGACGACCGGCGACGTTGAGATTTCGTCGCTGCGTCCGAATCTGTACCTGATTGATTCCGGCTCAACGCGTTTGGTCGAGACGGAGTTGTTCCTGGCGCGCCAGGTCGACCGCGAACAGCGCCTCCGAGTCGTGCTGGAAAACCTGCGCGGTACCGATTACGTCATTTGCGATTGCCCGCCGGCTATCAATCTGATCAATATGAATGTCCTGAATTACGTCGACGGCGTCGTCATCCCGGTGTCCATGGATTTTTTTGCTTGTGAGGGCGCCAAGAAGACGCTTAAGTTGCTCGACGACCTTTACGAGAAGATTGGCCGGCGCGTCGAATTGCTGGGCATCCTGGCGACCTTCTTCGACACCCGGACGAAAATCTCGAAATCGATCTACAACCAGTTGTTGACGGAGTACGGCGAAAAACTGTTTTCCACGCGCATCCGCATCAATACGCAGTTGAAGGAAGCGCAGATGATGTACAAGACGGTCTTCGAGCATGCGCCCTATTCCAACGGCGCCCTCGACTACTTCCTGTTCACCAAGGAGATCGTCAACTACCGCCAGAACGGCCACCCGATCGCGGCCACAAAGGACGAAGCGCAGGCATGGACGACATAAGAATTTCTCTGGACACCTCGGGGCAAAGCGGCGACATCACGCTGGTCCGCGTCGATGGCGTGATCGACACGATGACTGCTTCCGAACTCGAACGGGTCATGAACTCGTTGATGGAGCAGAAGCGCTACAAAATCATCATCGATCTGGCCGGCGTCGACTACATTTCCTCCGCGGGCTGGGGCATCTTCATCAGCAATATTCGCGAGATCAAATCGAATGCTGGCGATATTAAGCTGGCCCGCATGATTCCCAGCGTGTACGAGATTTTCGAGCTGCTGGAGTTTGACTCGATCCTCAAGGCTTACGACAACATTGAGAAGGCCAAGATCGAATTTCGCGGCGGCAACGGTGCCTCCGCCGACCAACCAGCGGAAGATGTCCGCCAACACAATCAGAAGGAGGCCGAGAAGGTCTCGCTCGCGCGTCAGGTGGAGACTGCGACTGCCGAAATGGAACCGCCCCAAGCGGCGGTCAAACCGGTCGTTCGGGCTAAGGCGGAACCGGCGGTTACCCCGCAACCAACCGCCCGGCCCGGCGTCGCGAGCATGGTCTTGGCATTGGTCAAAACCGATCCGTTTTACTCAATTCGTGAACTGGTTCGCATCGTCAACAGCGATGCCAACGGCAGCAATCCACCCATCAGTTGGTGGGGCGTGTTCGGCATCCTGCGCCGGCATTCGCTGCTCTCGAAGAAGAATCGATTCCGCTTCAGCCGTCAGCCGTAGGGAAGTTCCTCACCTGTAAACGCTGGCGCGTCCGGACGTTCTTTCGGCTTGCTACCTGAGTCACGTCTGTTTATATAATCGTTCTATTTATGTTTCTCGCATTGGCAGCCTACGTAGCGACGATTTTGGCGCTATTGGTCGGAGCGCTGGTTGTTCCAGATCTGGCGCGGATCCTGCTGATCACGGCGGCGGTCATCGTCGCGGCCGGCGGCGTCCTGCTTTGGCTATTGATGCGCGCCCGCGGAATCAGTCGTCTCGACGGCATCGTGCGGCTGTACATGCAGCAGGTCGAGCAAATCCACAAAGACTTTTCTCAGCACAAGCAATTGGATCGGCAGGTGGCCGCCCTGGCGCAATTCTTCCACGAAGACCTCGGCCTGCCCTCGGTAGCTGTGTTCGCGCGGCGCAAGCGCGGTTTCATGTTGACCGATACCTACGGCGTCGCGCGCGATGACTTGAAAGCCTACCGCGTGCTCTTCCGCAGCGAATTGGAAACGAGCATGGAGAAGCGCGAATCGGCCATCGCGTTTCGCAAAATCTATCCCGGTGACGGCAGTGAAGGCAATGCCGCTCACCCCTTCGATCACGCGGTGCCGGTTCTGACCGGCGGCCGCTGCAACTACTTCATCGCCTTCGCCCAGCCCCGGGAGCTGCCGTTCAAACTCATGCGCCCCTTCCTGCTGTCGCTGGCGGATCAGGTGGGAAATTACAAACACCTTGATGATGCCGGCTTCAAGCACAACCAAAGCGTGATGAAGTTGAAACAGCAGATCGACACGCTGCGGCGGGAGCGCGACAACGTCGCCAAAGCATCGACTCAGGACCCGATGAATCTCTTGTCCGCCGTCGATCGCCTGGCGCGGATCTACGATCGCAGCAAGCTCTATGCCGCCTATCTCAAGCTCCTGGCCGAGGAATTCAAGGTGCAGTCGTCGGTGCTGCTGCTCAACGATAGCGAAGGTCGTAACCTCACCCGCCAGGTCGATCGCGGTCGACTGCCCAATCTTCCCGGCAATTTTACGCTGCCCGCCAATCACCCGCTCTTGAGCCGGTTGTCGGCCGAAGCGCCGATCCTGTCGCTGGCCGCGCTCGATGAACCGCTGAAGTCCGATTCGGGCATTCAGGCCCTAACGGCCGCCGGGGTCCACTGCTTCGCGCTGCTCAATGGCTCCAACTCCCGCGATGGCTACATCGGTTTGGCCTGTTCTCCCGACCAGATCTCCGCCCAGGGCTTTGAGGTCTTCCGTACCTTTAGTCGCATGCTCGGATTGATTCTCGATAACTTGTCCAACTTCGAAAAGATCGAGCGCTTGTCCTATACCGACGAAATCACCGGCCTCTACAACTACCGATACTTTTACAAACGTCTCCAGCAGGAAATGACTCGTGCTCAGCGCTTTAGCCGTCATCTCGGCTTGGTGATCTTTGATGTTGACGGTTTCAAGGTTTTTAACGATACTTACGGCCACCAGTCGGGGGACTTTCTATTGGAGCAACTTGGTGCATTATTGACCAAGTCGGTGCGTTCCATCGACATCGTGTCGCGTTACGGCGGCGAGGAGTTTTGTATTGTGATGCCGGATACGAACGCTGCTGATTGCGCGAATTTCATGGAACGCCTCCGCATTGCCATCCTCAACAATGAGTTCAAAGATAAATTTTCCGCCGAAAGCCTGCGCATCACCGTATCACTGGGTGGAGCAATTTATCCTAATGACGCACAACGAATTGACCGATTAATATACTGTGCCGACATGGCCTTGTTGCAGGCCAAAAGTACCGGCAAGAACAAGTCGTTCATGTTCGACGAGAATCTTATCACCGTGAAAAAGTAGGATATATGACAAGGAAGTTTACAGTTTCACTGATGGTCATCGCCCTCTGGTTTGTTCTCACCCCCGGTGCGGCCAGGGCGGACTATGTCATCGGGATCGATGATGTCCTGCACGTTTCGTTCTGGCAGCAGCCGACACTTGATCAGACGGTAACCGTCAACGCCGATGGCAAGGTCACCCTCTCGGTCATCGGCGAAATCACCGCCGCCGGACTGACCACGGCCCAGCTTTCCCGCAAGATCGTCGAGCAGGTCTCGCGCTTCAATCGCGACATCAGTCAGGCGACGGTCGTCGTTACCGCCTATAATTCGCAGACCGTGTTTGTTGAAGGTCAGGTCGTCACTCCGGGCCGCTATGCCCGTGAGGTGATTCCCGATATCTGGACGATCATCAAGGAAATGGGCGGCGTGACAGCAACCGGTGATCTGACCAACGTCCGCCTGATTCGCGGCGGCGCGATTGATCCCGGCACGGTGTTGACCGTTGATGTGCTGTCCGCGATTCGTTCGCGGGACTTCTCCAAGCTCCCCGAGGTGCACGCCAAGGACATCATTCGCGTGCCCCCCACTCTCGGCGGCGTTCCCGCCGCGATTGCGACCGTTGAGCCCGAAGCGACCCGTGGCGTCTTCTACATCGTCGGAGCCGTGGCCCGGCCGAATGTCTACACGCTCGATGCCAAGATCGATTTGTTCGAAGCCATCGCATTGGCCGGCGGTACCAGCCCCGATGCCGACCTGAAAAGCATTCGCGTCTCATCCAAGAGCGGCGAGTATGCGAACGTTTACGAAGTCAATCTCGACAAGCAACTGAAGTCTGGCAGCCCCAAGCGCTACATCCTCCAGCCGGAGGACGCAATCTACGTCCCGCTTCGTCGGGGTGGCTTTGGCGGCGGCTTCAACCTGTTCCGTGACATCGTCACGTTAGGAACGACTATCACGTCGACGATTCTCTTGATCGACCGGATAAACAATTGAGTCAACGTCAGATCACCATACGTGATCTCTGGCAGATCATCTGGAAGCGCAAGTTCTGGTTGATCGTGCCCTTGGTAATCGTCACGGCTGTCGCCTTCGGCGGCAGCTATCTGCTGCCCACGATCTACCAGTCCTCGACCAAGGTCGTGATCTCCAACCAAAAATTCCTCTCGCCGGCGCTGGAACGCCTGTTGCCGAATGAGTCCGGCGTCTTGCCGGAGCCGCGCGCCCGCCAATATTGGCTGGCCGCCACCCGCTCGGAGATCATGTCTTCCGGTTACATCAACCGGATGATCGAACAGCTCAAACTGGAGCCGTCCCCCGACGTCGTCGAAGCCGGTCTGAAGATGCTGGCGCAATTTCCCGACAACGACTTGGCTACGATGGTGCGGACGCTGCAGATCGAAGAATTGCGCGACAATATCGAGGTGGACTTGATCGGCGAGAATCAGGTGGTGATCACGGCTCAGTCAGAGAACCCGCGGCAAGCCACCAACATGGCCACGGCGCTGGCGGAGGTCTACCGCGAGCGCAAACTGAGCGAACAGGTGATGGCGGGCGACGAGGGCCAGAGCCTCGCCGAAAAACAATTGTCGCTGGCTAAAAGAGAATATGAGGATGCCCAGCAGGAGCTGGCGGACTTCACCAATTCCTACCGCAATCGCCAATTGGAAACCGGCGTCAACTCCGATCAGAATCTGCTCCAGATCGAGTCGGAAGTCGACGCAACGCGCCTGGAGATCGACGAGGCCGCGGACCGTGTCAAGTTTCTGGCCGCACAGGTCGTGAATCTCGGTGTCGACACCGCCAACGTGCTGCGCGCGACGCCCGGAATTCGGCGGCACAAAGCCAATGCTCTGGCTGCAACCCGCCAGGTGGCCCAACTGACCGCGCGTTACCTCTGGAAGGACGGCAAGATCCAGTTCCAGCTGGTGCGCACGCGCGATGCGCTCGATTCGCTCCAAACGGAAAGCGCGAATATCGCGCGGGATGAGTACCCCCAACTGCCCGCCAATGCCCGCGGCGACGTGAGCGAATTGATCTTTCGCGTTCACGAAATCGACTTCTTGCGCGGCAAGGAGAAGTCGCTGGCCGGGGCCATGAACGATATCAAAGGGATCATCGCCGGGCAACCGTACTATGATCAGAAGGTCAAGCGCCTCGAAGGCAAGGTCGACGAGAAGCGCAAGGAATACACGAATTGGCAAGACGAGGCGCAACGCCAGAAGATCGGCCGCGCCAGCAAGGAAGCGGAAGCGGAAACGCGTTACACCATTCTCGAGCCGGCTTCGATTCCGCTGGCGCCGGCATCACCCAACCGCGTCAAGATTTCGCTGATGGGGCTGGCTTTGGGATTGATCATGGGGGTTTGCGCCGTGGTGATCTCGGAAGTGGTCGACCATTCGATTAAACGGATTGAGGATATCGAAGAACTGCTGGGTCTGGAGGTCGTCGGCACGATCCCGAACATCGACGAAACGACGCGGCCCAGGGGAGTGAAAGCGGCATAGGAAGTGCTGATGGAAACGTATCGTTTGAATTCGCGGGTCGCTTCGACTGATCGCGAGTACCTGATTCAAACGGTGAACGACACGACGAATCACCAGATTCGCTCGTCGATCTTCGCCGAAGGCCAGTTGCTCGAAACGATCGAGGAAAATGTCTACCCGCATCTGCCTGAGCAGGAATTGCTCGAGCTGGTCAAGAATGCCCACAAGGAACGCAAGGAAGAAGTCGAACACATCTTCGAGCGTTACAAAGAAGCGCTCACCTCGAACGAACCCGAGCAGATCGACTATCTCGCGCTCGCGTTGATGTACAAGAAAATGTACAACGAGGCTGAAGTGCTGTTCCGGCGCGCGGTCAGCCTCAAGCCCGGCGGTCATGAGCAGCAAAGCCACCTCGGCCAGGTGCTGATGATGCAGCGCAAGTACGCCGAAGCGGTCGAAGTGTTCGACCAGTGCGTGCAGGCCCAGCCGAAATTCGCCGACTACCGCAATCATCTGGGCGAGGCGTTCCTGGCGGCGGGCAGCTGCAAGCGGGCCATGATCGAGTTCGACGAAGCCATTGCGATCAACATTTACTACGGCGATGCCTACTACAACAAGGCGCTGACCTACATCCTCAATTCGATTCGCCGCGAAGATTTTAAGCTCTTCTCTGAGGCCGCGGAGAAGATCGCCGAGAATCTCGATCGCGCCATTGTCGTCTGCCCGGAATACCAGGACAAAAGTTTCGAAGACGGCAAGAAGCTGCTGGCCGATGGCGACCTCGAAGGCGCCTATACCAAGCTCGTGCTGGCGCGCGAAC
The Candidatus Zixiibacteriota bacterium genome window above contains:
- a CDS encoding anti-sigma factor antagonist (This anti-anti-sigma factor, or anti-sigma factor antagonist, belongs to a family that includes characterized members SpoIIAA, RsbV, RsfA, and RsfB.), with translation MDDIRISLDTSGQSGDITLVRVDGVIDTMTASELERVMNSLMEQKRYKIIIDLAGVDYISSAGWGIFISNIREIKSNAGDIKLARMIPSVYEIFELLEFDSILKAYDNIEKAKIEFRGGNGASADQPAEDVRQHNQKEAEKVSLARQVETATAEMEPPQAAVKPVVRAKAEPAVTPQPTARPGVASMVLALVKTDPFYSIRELVRIVNSDANGSNPPISWWGVFGILRRHSLLSKKNRFRFSRQP
- a CDS encoding GGDEF domain-containing protein is translated as MFLALAAYVATILALLVGALVVPDLARILLITAAVIVAAGGVLLWLLMRARGISRLDGIVRLYMQQVEQIHKDFSQHKQLDRQVAALAQFFHEDLGLPSVAVFARRKRGFMLTDTYGVARDDLKAYRVLFRSELETSMEKRESAIAFRKIYPGDGSEGNAAHPFDHAVPVLTGGRCNYFIAFAQPRELPFKLMRPFLLSLADQVGNYKHLDDAGFKHNQSVMKLKQQIDTLRRERDNVAKASTQDPMNLLSAVDRLARIYDRSKLYAAYLKLLAEEFKVQSSVLLLNDSEGRNLTRQVDRGRLPNLPGNFTLPANHPLLSRLSAEAPILSLAALDEPLKSDSGIQALTAAGVHCFALLNGSNSRDGYIGLACSPDQISAQGFEVFRTFSRMLGLILDNLSNFEKIERLSYTDEITGLYNYRYFYKRLQQEMTRAQRFSRHLGLVIFDVDGFKVFNDTYGHQSGDFLLEQLGALLTKSVRSIDIVSRYGGEEFCIVMPDTNAADCANFMERLRIAILNNEFKDKFSAESLRITVSLGGAIYPNDAQRIDRLIYCADMALLQAKSTGKNKSFMFDENLITVKK
- a CDS encoding polysaccharide biosynthesis/export family protein, which translates into the protein MTRKFTVSLMVIALWFVLTPGAARADYVIGIDDVLHVSFWQQPTLDQTVTVNADGKVTLSVIGEITAAGLTTAQLSRKIVEQVSRFNRDISQATVVVTAYNSQTVFVEGQVVTPGRYAREVIPDIWTIIKEMGGVTATGDLTNVRLIRGGAIDPGTVLTVDVLSAIRSRDFSKLPEVHAKDIIRVPPTLGGVPAAIATVEPEATRGVFYIVGAVARPNVYTLDAKIDLFEAIALAGGTSPDADLKSIRVSSKSGEYANVYEVNLDKQLKSGSPKRYILQPEDAIYVPLRRGGFGGGFNLFRDIVTLGTTITSTILLIDRINN
- a CDS encoding tetratricopeptide repeat protein, which gives rise to METYRLNSRVASTDREYLIQTVNDTTNHQIRSSIFAEGQLLETIEENVYPHLPEQELLELVKNAHKERKEEVEHIFERYKEALTSNEPEQIDYLALALMYKKMYNEAEVLFRRAVSLKPGGHEQQSHLGQVLMMQRKYAEAVEVFDQCVQAQPKFADYRNHLGEAFLAAGSCKRAMIEFDEAIAINIYYGDAYYNKALTYILNSIRREDFKLFSEAAEKIAENLDRAIVVCPEYQDKSFEDGKKLLADGDLEGAYTKLVLAREHKKEQRFREFSSVYLKFMLVTDKIDEKTLRRRIENLKDAIAKNPHFPDLHYDLAVAYTLMGRFIHSKAIREYQEALKINPDFDRAKKSLRLAENEFRGFDVLVKAILKG